The DNA sequence ATAAAGGGGAGTTAGTTTAAACAACGTTGCTGTCCCTAAAGCTAATATCATTTCTGGCAATGACGCCACTCGCCGCGCGCCCGCTATAAGAAATCGACTTATAATAGGCTTTAAGAGATTGCGGCTCCGCACATTGAAGGATGACTCAAAAGGTCGAAGTTTCACCTTTTGAGTCATCCTCTGCCTCTTTTGTCACGATTCTTTTAATTGCTTTATCACCTGTTTAATCGCCTGTTTATAAATAACACGATCTTCACGTTTAATGTCCATTTCTCCATAGCGAACCTTTTCATACGTATGTATGATGGTGTGTTTTAGGGAAGCTTCTACCTCTAATGACGAAAGCCATTCTTCTAAAGTTTGATCGGGTTTCCTGCCTAATCCAAGCTTTGATAGCTTTATTTCAAGTTGAAAAAGCTGCTTTCGCACTTCATTTTTTATCGTGAATAAAGTTTTTAGTGAAAAGTTTGTTGACCTCTGCATTGGTGAAACAGCACTTTCTTGCTCATCAGCTATGACAGGAGTTTTCTTGTTCAATGTCGTCCTTCTCATTTTTATTAAGGCTGTAATAACACCAGCGATCAGCAGTATGATGAGCACACCGTAGAATACTTCACTAGTATCTACGATCGGCGGACTTGCCTCGAAGCCCTGTTCGATTTGTTCCCCACCTGAGCTTTCTTCTACAATCTCCCCTTCTTGTGGCATCGTATCTTTAGCGAGCCATTGAACGAGCATTAAAAAAGGAGCAGCAATAAGCGCTAGTATATGCGCTATTCCGTTAAAAGTAAAAACGAGTATTTTCGCAAATAGTGGATAGCTAAAAGCAACGATAATAGAAGAAATAACGATAACAGTTAAACCGCCAAACAACCATTTTACTTGTGTTGATTTTTTTCCACTAGTCGTTGAATGAAAGATACTGCTTAGTATTTTCAAGCCGAGAGTTACTACTAGCTGGACAAATATGAAAATGAAGAAAAATATCCTCTCATCAAAATGATGGAATGCAAAGTAGTAAAACAGCCCAACGAAGAAAGTGTAGAAAAACAAGTTGAGCTCGTTATCGAGTTCAGCATCGTCGACATGAGTAATGACGCGCCAACAAAAAATAAGTGAGAAAAAGATAGCTAACAGTAGAGGAAATTCAAGCCATACACTCATCCCTACAATGAGTGGGCAAAGTAATACTGTTAGTTTCACAGAGTTTGTTTTTTTGAGCACTAACCCCAAAATTATCGCCGACGAAATACTAATAATTAAAAATGGAATAGCAGGTGGAAACCGCTGTTCTGTAGCATAAATCGGCATTAATATTAAGTAGAGGAGGAGGAGATCTTGTCCATAATGCCCCCAACGAATACATTCACTTTGCCAGCTTTTCATCATGTTCCACCCCCCCAACTGATTCAAGATGGGCACTTCCACCGTTGCTATTTACAACATGAATCGTTCCACCTCTCATTTGCTTGTAATGAATAGCTTCCTCCGCATTTAAAGCTCCAAAATGAAGAATAAAAGGCTTAGTATCAGTTGATTTCATGATTCCATCAAGGGTATATTCAATTGGGATAGTTAAATTTGACCTCCTTATTCTAGCGAGAATTTCTAATGCTTTGACAAGATGTGTTTTCCCGCTACTTAACGGTAGGTGCATTCCTACAGAAGATCTAGGAACTCTAATGTTGATATACATTTCAAAAGAGATCTGTTGTTTTGTTGCAAACTGGCATGCGTATGTCACTTGGCTTAATACTTCCTCTAAATTTGATATTGTAGGAACCATGCTGTTTTCACCACGAATATTAACGACTATCGTCCATTGAGAAATTGTCACTTTTTCAAATATCTTCGTCTGAAGTTCATTTGTACGTGCGGATGCTTTCCAGTTTATACGATTAAAAGGATCTGTAGACACATAATCACGGTTCCCCATTGTCATTAGCACATCCTCATTAACTGCGCTAGGTTGTGGATGGTCTCCCTTTTCTTGTTTAACAATTTTTTCAAGACCGCTAATCGCTATTGGAGAAGGGTAAACGAGCGCTTCTGCACGATAAAAGCCTTGGTACTTTAAACGAATATGGGTAAATTTGAATAAATCATAAATGTCTACTTGAATGTCATTTAACTGCGCGATTCCGCGCTTTAATGCTTCTAAATGAATCCCAACTTTACGTTTAGTAAGGGGAGCGATAGAAAATGGACTTTCATAATTGGAATAATAATTCGAAATATCCTCTGATGAAACAACCTTAACTGACTCATCTGGATAATAAAGATAAAAAGATGCCTTCACAAGAAAAAAAGGAATTTTCCCTTTGTTTTCAAAAGGGACTGTTAATGTTGTTCTTTCCTCTGGAAAAAGTCTTTTCGTTAATGCACCTTCAGATATAAAAATGTGTTTAGAAACATACTTTAAATATAAATTATTAATCAGAAAGACGGCGAGTGAAAGGATAGTTAAGCTAAAAAGAATAAGCTCTCCAGTAACAAATGATAGAATAGCCATGGCAGGAATCATGTAACCGAAAGCATAATACTTTCTAGTGAAGGTTATTTCCTTTTTCCAACGAGTCATTCTTCAACAGCCCCTGCTTCTACGGGAACATCTACGTTCGATAATATCGTTTGGAGCACTTCTTCCTTCGTGTTTCTCATTGCACTATCAATTGTTAACACGAGTCTATGTGCAAGTATATGAGAAGCTAGCTGCTTTACGTCTTCAGGTGTAACGTACATTCTTCCGTGTATGTATGCTCTTGCTTGCAAGCTACGCATAAATGCTATGGTTCCCCTCGGACTTACACCGACATCAACATACTCAGATTCCCTAGTTGCTCTAATAATAGACAGTAAGTATTTTTCTACGACACTAGTAATTTTCACATCTTGTATTTCTTTTTGCATTTTTTCAATTGTATCGAGTGTGACGACTTGCGATACTTTCTCAAGCGGATGATTTTCCTTATACATTTTGATCATTTGTTGTTCTTCCTCGAGAGTTGGATAACCAGCTTTAATTTGCATGAGGAAGCGATCCATCTGCGCCTCAGGTAAAGCGAAAGTTCCTTGCTGGGATTCAACGGGGTTTTGCGTCGCTAAAACGATAAAAGGTTTTGGAGTTATTACCGTTTCACCGTCAATCGTGACCTGCCCTTCTTCCATAACCTCTAGTAAACTAGATTGCGTTCTTGGGGTTGCTCTGTTAATCTCATCTGCTAGAAGAATATTAGTCATGACTGGACCAGGACGCATCACGAACTCTTTTTCTTTTGGGTTGAAAAATTGAATCCCAGTCACATCACTAGGAAGGACATCAGGGGTAAATTGTATTCTTTTAAATTTAGCGTCAATCGATTTTGCAATGGTCTTTGCAAGCATTGTTTTTCCTGTTCCGGGTACATCCTCAAGTAACACGTGTCCGTTACTTAATAAAGCTATGACGACGAGTTCGGTGACATCTTCTTTTCCTACTAAAACGGTAGATACTGAGTTTTTAATATCCTTTAATATGTTTTGTGGGGTTGTCATATGAAAGCTCCTTTTTCTAGTTATTTACTAGTACATTAGCAATTTATAATTTATACATTATTCATACGATTCTAACTTTTAGGTGGTTTCAATCTATTATAGCGGAATTTGATTAGCGACGCTTCTTTTTAACTGCAAGTGCATAATAATGAGGCTTCAGAAATTTTGCCACATATATCGTGATGAGCTTTCACTACTACTAAAAATAGGCGAAAATTTTATAAAAAAAACAAACTCCGTACTAGTGGAGTTTGTTTTTGGGTTTAGGAATTGTCCGTTATTCATATCCATTTTGAACGTCGTATCCACGTTCATTTAATAAATCAACAATACTGTTTTCACCAACTAAATGCATCGCACCTACGACAATGAAGTATGTTTCACCAGTATCAGCTAAAATGAAATCCTCAATTTTATTCGTCATTTCGAAATCTCTATCGTCAGCTAGCGCTTGCATATATGCCTTATAATCATCACTTGCGTGATCGTCTACATAGCGTAATTCAGTGATCATGTCGATATTACCGGAACGCCAAATGCTCATCAACTCATGTAATTCCTCAGTAAGTTGGTCATAATTGTCAAGAGTAGACTGGAGTTGCTCAATTTGAAGCTCTTCTGATTGGCTTGTTATGACGCTAAGCTGACTTTCAACAGTTTCAAGGCCGATAATGTCAATTTCTCCGTCAGCTCGGTTCATAAAGTATTCGTCAATTCCATGGCTAGAATAATATCCTGCATCCTCTCCACGTATCATCATTAACAGATCCTGGACCATCCAAGGCTGAAATAAGTTTAATACTTCTGAAGGATAGCCATGTGGCTCAACAATATCAACTAGTAGTTCAAAATAATCCGTGCCAATTGTCCCCTCTAGCGTTCTTCCATCCATATATAAACCCTTCTCTTGTGTAAGCTGTGCGATCTCGAACTCATTTACTTCGGTAAAGTCAATTTCTAGCCCTAAGTAGTCAGCTTCAGCAAAGGCAGCTTCAACGTCTTCATGTAACGGATAAATATCTTCAGACCCGACGTGAATGGAGCCGAATAAATAAATGACATTACTTCCTTCCTCTACTTTATAAAATACACCCATAGAAGGAGAGTTCCCTTCATCAGCACCTTCGAATTCAACCACGATTCCATTACTTATTAATGATTGGATTAGGAGCATCGTTTCACCATCTTCATCCATATCAATTGGGTTGTTTGTGACATTAACATACTCAAGCTGACTCATGTTTTCTAAAGGAGTCAAATCTTCAATGTCGTTATTTTGAAGTTCAACGTTTTGTAATGCTTCAAGATTTTCAAGACCTGAAATGCTCGTTATATCGGAATTTGCTGCATATAGCTCGTTAATCTCTTTTACCATTTCAAGCGTTAATGCTTCATCATCATCTATTTCGATGGCATCTCTAACAATCTTTTGTAGCCCCTCATCTTCAAATTCAATGATGTCACTCCCTGTTTCCGTCGTACAACCAAGTAATAAAACGGTTAAAGATATAAAGAAAATTAATGCAATACGCTTATTCATAAAAAAATAGTCCCCCTAATTGTTTTATATAAAAATAAGTATAGTAATAAAAATAAAAACGAAGGTGATTGTGATAAACCAGCTGACTTTATTTTTTCTAGGCTCCGCAATCATTTCGCCTAAAAAATAAAACAAAGAGAATATACCCCCAGTAGTAACAGTGTCAACCATTTCCGCTTTCTTTTTATCCTCTTCTGTAAATGTATCGGTACGTGGGGAATGGTCTTTTTTATCACACATATTAGCACGCTCCTTACCATCTACTTTCTTCATCTTATCACACACATCTTTAGCAATAATGAAGAATGGAACTTTTCTTTCAAATATTTAGAAAGGAAGGGTAACAATGTTACAATAGTAAATACGGCTATAAAACGTATTTCGTTTCACTTTTTGGAAGACTGTTAAGAAAAACGGAGACTATTCCAGTGCAGGTGATAATAGATGGATCTTTTTCAGTTAAGTAAAAGTAGTATAAGAGAGCTTTGTAACCCTTTAGTATTCAAAAGAGGCAGTACATATTTCTCAGAAGGAAACGTAGAGGACCTCACATGGAACGAGGAAAAAAAGTTCTTTTCAGCTACAGTAAATGGGATGGAAACGTATGATGTCCATGTGCATGTGAGTGGAGAACGATATGCTAAAAAATTTTACTGTAGCTGTCCAGCTTATGAAAAATACACTGGAATATGTAAGCATATAGTAGCCGTTTTATTTGAAATAAAGGAAAAGAAGCCTCATACTTTTTTTCATATAGAAAAGAAGAGTGAAGCTTTACATATTAACAAGGGAAGTGAGCAAAAAAGGATGTTTGATGAAGTCGACTATATGGAAAAGCAAAAAGCAAATGCAATGATTCAGTCATTTCAACAAGTATATATGAAAAAGCATGAAACACACCATGAGCGTGAGACGTTAGACGTAGAATATATTTTAAAGCTTGAGCCTAAAATGGCAGGCTTTCGCTCAGCTTCCTTTGAGTTGGAAATGAAGGTCGGCCCTAAACGACTTTATGTAGTGAAAGATTTGAAGGAGTTTTTACGTGTCGTTCATCAAAATGAGACGCTAAAGTTTGCAAAGCATTTTAGTTATGATCCTTCAGACTATGTTTTATCAGAACAAGATGAGGCAATTTTTCAATGGCTATGGAAGCTATTTCATTTGCGGAATGAACAAGATCGCGTATCTTCCTTATATTCATATCGCTCTGTAAATAAAGAAGAAAAAAGGAAACTAGACATTCCAGCACCTGTAGTGACGGAGCTATTAGACATGCTCCAAACAAGCAATGTAGTTGTCGACGTTCTTGGAATGGAGTACAAAGGGTATGAATTTGTGGAGGGGCCGTTACCACTTCAATTTTCTATAGGGAATTCTCCAGACCATAAAGGGCAGTTTCATTTTAAATGGGAAAATGAAGAGGAAATTGCGTTCTTCGGATCCGATTATCATATACTTTTTTATCGAGGTCGATTTTATGCACTTGAGGGAGATCAAGGCGATGTCATTGAGCTTCTTTTGAACCATTTGACGAAATATGATCCAGCAGAGATTACAATCTCACAGGATCAGCTCGAAAACTTTGCATCACTCGTACTACCTCAGTTAAAAAAGGTTGGCGAAGTAGATGTCATTGAAAGTGTTCGGGAAAAAATCCATATGGCCCCCCTTGAGTGTAAGCTTTACGTTGACTATGTCGACTACCGCTTAACAGCAGAACTTATTTTTCAATATGGGGATGATAAATATTCTCCATTTGATTCGCCACAGGAATACTCAGGGCATGTAACTGTGCGCGATGTTGAAAAAGAATTATTTATACTATCACATATAGAAAAGGTTCCATTTAAATATAACGGTCGTGAGCTTTATTTAGATGATTTTGATATGATACTTGATTTTGTTATGGAAGATTTACCAAACCTTTCAAATATCATTGAAGTGTTTACAACATCAAATGTACAAGGAATGGTCTATGATCCACAAGAGCGCCCGACGATCAAAGTAGAAGCAAATGAAAAGATGAATTTACTAGATGTAGAGTTCAAGATGGAAGGAATTCCAGAAACAGAAATCGATGACATTCTCCAAGCACTATTAGATAATAAAAAATATTATCGTCTCGCCAATGGTTCCTTTTTAAATTTAGGTGACGAGGAGTTGCAAGAAATGCGAGGCATGCTAGATGAACTGGAGTTAAGTCAAAAGGATATCCAACAGCATACGAAAGTACCATTAATGCGTGCCTTTCAGTTAAGTGAAAACAATAGCTATGCTTTAAAAAAAGGAAAGGCATTTCGTAGCTTATTAGAACGTATTATGCACCCGGACGAGATCGAAACAACTGTTCCAGAAGAGCTTGATGAAACGTTACGTGATTATCAAAAAATTGGGTTTCAATGGCTACACTCCCTTTCCCATTACGGATTTGGCGGCGTTTTAGCTGATGATATGGGACTAGGAAAAACGCTACAAATGATCACGTACTTAGTCTCACAAAAACAGCAAGGTGAATTAGGAACGACACTGATCATTTGTCCTTCTAGCCTCGTGTATAATTGGCAAAAGGAAATAGAGCGCTTCGCACCACAATTATCTTCAGTGGTCATTAGTGGATCGGCAGAAGAACGGAATCAAGCACTTGATGAAGCTGCTCATAAAGATGTATGGATTACGTCTTACCCTTTAATTCGACGTGATTTAGAAAAGTACCGAGAAAAACTGTTTACAACGTTAATCCTTGACGAAGCACAATACGTCAAAAACGATTGGACACAAACGGCAAAGGCAGTTAAATCGATTCAAGCAAAGCAATCCTTCGCCTTAAGTGGAACACCAATAGAAAACTCCTTAAACGAGCTCTATTCGATTTTTGACTTAGTTTTACCAGGATTATTTAAAAATAAAAATGCTTTTAAAGCAATGGAGCAGGAAAAAATAGCGAAAAGAATTCGTCCATTTGTTTTAAGGAGGTTAAAGCGAGATGTATTAACCGAACTGCCAGATAAAATGGAATCGGTGCAGTACACCGAGCTGACCGACGAACAAAAGAAGCTTTATTTAGCTCAGTTAAGGTTAATTCGTAACGATGCAAAAGAAGCCATTTCTGCTAAGGCATTCCAGGAAAACAGAATGAAAATATTAGCTGGTTTAACTCGTCTACGGCAAATTTGCTGCCACCCCGCTTTATTTATGACTAATTATAAAGGGCAATCTGGAAAAATGGAGCGCTTGTTTGAATATCTTGAAGAAGCGATTGCATCAGGACGTAGAGTAGTATTATTTAGTCAATTTACACAAATGCTTAGCATTATACAGGATCGTTTAAAAGGATATGGCTGGCAATACCACTACCTCGATGGATCGACGCCATCGAAAGAGCGCGTGGAACTTGCAAACCAATTCAATAACGGAGAAAAGGAACTCTTTTTAGTTTCTTTAAAGGCTGGTGGAACAGGATTAAACTTAACTGGTGGAGATACCGTAATTTTATTTGATTCTTGGTGGAACCCTGCAGTAGAAGAGCAAGCCGCAGACCGCGTGTACCGTTTTGGGCAAAAAAAGGTTGTCCAAGTGACAAAGCTTATTACGACCGGCACCATTGAGGAAAAAATTCATAAGCTGCAAGGGCAAAAAAGGGAACTACTCGATAAAGTGATCCAGCCTGGTGAAAAAATGATTACTTCACTAAGTAAAGAGGATATAGAAGAACTGTTAGACATTTAAAGGTTAAGGGGTGTTTTTTGAGGATTGTTTCCTTTAGAAGCACCTCCTTTTTTCTTGTCATTTTTGGTACCGGTCTTAAGCTAATACATCATATAAAATTGTTAGCAAATACGTTCTATGAAAAAATATTCGCTAATTATGGCAATGTGTGGTAAAGTTTAAAAGTTGGTTTCATAAATGGATCAATGATAAACAATATTACCGATAAGATCGGTGACATTACTTTTTTTATACGAATAAGAACATTTTGTTGAAGCTTATTTCGGTAAATAGGAGAATAAGCTTTTTTATATGGATAAATAATATAGAGAGCAAATCATCACGAACGAAATAGGATGTTCGAGCCGTGTAGAGAAAGAATTGTAAAAGTAAAGGAGAATATAAATTTGGCACTATTTAAAGATTTAAACATTCAACCATCTATAGTAGAAGCTATCGAGAAAATGGGCTTTGAAGAGACTACACCAATTCAAGAAAAGGTTATCCCACTTGGGAAAGAAGGACAAGACATTATAGGACAAGCACAAACTGGTACAGGTAAAACAGTTGCGTTTGGTATTCCTTGTGTCGAGCAAGTCGTAGTAGAGGAAAAGCATCCACAAGCGCTAGTGCTAACACCTACGCGTGAGTTAGCAATTCAAGTAGCGGAAGAATTAAATAAGCTAGGACAAGTAAAAGGAATTAAAGCTCTTCCTATTTATGGTGGTCAGGAAATAACGAGACAAATTACCGCTCTAAAGAAACGACCACAAATTATCGTAGCTACTCCTGGACGTTACATGGACCATATGCGTAGAAAAACGATTCGTCCTGAGTTTTTGAAAATTGTCGTCCTTGATGAAGCGGATGAAATGCTATCCATGGGCTTTATTGAAGACATCGAAACAATCCTACAAGAAGTACCAGGAGAAAGGCAAACGTTACTATTCTCAGCAACAATGCCTCCGAAATTAAAAACGATAGCAGATCGTTTTATGAACAAGCCTGTTTCTATTGCCGTAAAAGCGAAACAGTTAACTGTAGAAAATATTGAACAGCGCTATATCGCTCTATCGGAAAAAGAAAAGTTTGATACGCTTTGTAATTTACTTGATATGGAGACGCCAGAGCTTGCAATTATCTTTGGACGTACGAAGCGACGTGTAGATGAGTTAACAGAATCATTAAGTATTCGTGGATTTGCTGTAGAAGGTCTTCATGGTGATATGAAGCAGGAGAGACGTGATCAAGTTATACGCAAGTTTAAGCGTGGCTCAATTGATGTCATGGTTGCAACAGATGTTGCAGCACGTGGATTAGATGTCAATGACGTTTCTCACGTTATTAACTTTGATTTACCTCAAGATTCAGAAAGCTACGTTCACCGTATTGGACGTACAGGACGCGCAGGTAAAAAAGGTATATCGTATAGTTTTGTTACTCATAAAGAGAAGGATCACTTACGATATATAGAAGAAAGCACACGTCAAAAAATGAAGCAAGTGGATGCACCAACGCTTGCAGATGCGATGCGTGGAAGACATAAGCAAGCTGTGAATGAGTTGAAAAAAGCAGTTAATAATGCTGCGAGTAAACAATTAACTGGAGAAGCTAAACAACTTCTTGAAGAATTTGACCCAGTTGTACTTGTATCCGCAGCATTACAAATGGTGACGAAAGAGCCAAGTAAGAAACAGGTGAAAATCACTGGCGAAGCACCGGTTCGTTCTAAAAAGCGTCCATCGGGCGGCGGTGGCGGCGGTCGCAGTGGCGGCGGGAAACGTCGTAAAGACCGTGGAACTGGTGGCGCACGAATCAATGCGAAAAAGCGTACCTCAAAGCAAGATCGCGATAGAGATAGAGGTCGCGGCGGCGGACGAGACCGTGATGGAAGAGGACGTAAAAAATAAAATATTAGTTGCTACACTTGGCTGTACGAAGTGAGTAACAAATTAAATAAGACAAGGACATCGCTTACTACCAAAAGGTGATGTCCTCGTCTTTTTTTTATTACGAAGTTTTTGTTAGAGCAGATAGCGCAGGAAAAAGAAAGAGAAAGTGCCGATAGAGCGCCTGTGAGAAATGTATGTACACAATTTCGCTCGAGCCCCTTCAATGTGATAGCGTTAATCACTACAGCCCCATCGCTAGCCACCCTTCCAATTATAAAAATAAACAATCTATTCTAACACCTAAGTTAAACATCATAAAACTAAATAACAGTTAATATACCTTTAATAACGTTGAATGAAGAGAGGTGGAAGGCTTGGCATATCAAGCACCGGTAAAAAGTCCTGGTATAGCCGCTGTATTAAGTGCACTTTGGACGGGATTAGGTCAAATTTATAACGGGCAAATAGCAAAAGGTGTGCTCTTGATGTTTATCCAATTTATAAACGTACTCCTAATGTTCGTTATTATTGGTTTTTTTACTTATTTTGCTGTATGGATTTTCGGAATGATAGATGCTTATAAAACGGCAGAATTTATTAATCGTGGTGGGGGAGGGAGAAAAATATAAGGAGAATTTGTTTAGATTAATGCAGTCCTTAAACACAAAAAAACTAGTGAAAGACAAATCATTCACTAGTTTTTTAAGTATGTTTATTTCCATGCTTCATTAAGCATTTTTACAGCATCGCTAGGATCGTTAGCGGAGGAGATAGCAGAGATAACGGATAGCCCATCTGCTTTACCATGAACGACTTGAGTAGCATTTTCGACATTGATTCCCCCAATTGCAACGATTGGAGCATCAATGCCCTCATGGCGAAGCTCTTCGATAAAGTGAGGGCCACATACTTCCCGTGTATCAGCTTTAGATGATGTAGGAAAAACGGGACCTACACCTAAATAATCGGCGCCACTTGCTAATGCTGCCTTCGCCTCATCTAATGTATGTGCAGATACGCCGAGAATACGGTCACCAATTTTCTTGCGTACCTCTATTATGTTATCGTCCTCTTGTCCAATGTGAACGCCATCAGCATCTAGCTCTATCGCAAGATCAATGTCATCGTTTACGATAAAAGGAATAGATGCTTTTTGACATAGCTGTTGCAGCTCTCTTGCAAGAGTGATCTTAGACTCACCTGTTAGTGCACCATTTCCTTTTTCACGAAACTGAAAAATG is a window from the Evansella cellulosilytica DSM 2522 genome containing:
- a CDS encoding DUF58 domain-containing protein encodes the protein MTRWKKEITFTRKYYAFGYMIPAMAILSFVTGELILFSLTILSLAVFLINNLYLKYVSKHIFISEGALTKRLFPEERTTLTVPFENKGKIPFFLVKASFYLYYPDESVKVVSSEDISNYYSNYESPFSIAPLTKRKVGIHLEALKRGIAQLNDIQVDIYDLFKFTHIRLKYQGFYRAEALVYPSPIAISGLEKIVKQEKGDHPQPSAVNEDVLMTMGNRDYVSTDPFNRINWKASARTNELQTKIFEKVTISQWTIVVNIRGENSMVPTISNLEEVLSQVTYACQFATKQQISFEMYINIRVPRSSVGMHLPLSSGKTHLVKALEILARIRRSNLTIPIEYTLDGIMKSTDTKPFILHFGALNAEEAIHYKQMRGGTIHVVNSNGGSAHLESVGGVEHDEKLAK
- a CDS encoding AAA family ATPase — its product is MTTPQNILKDIKNSVSTVLVGKEDVTELVVIALLSNGHVLLEDVPGTGKTMLAKTIAKSIDAKFKRIQFTPDVLPSDVTGIQFFNPKEKEFVMRPGPVMTNILLADEINRATPRTQSSLLEVMEEGQVTIDGETVITPKPFIVLATQNPVESQQGTFALPEAQMDRFLMQIKAGYPTLEEEQQMIKMYKENHPLEKVSQVVTLDTIEKMQKEIQDVKITSVVEKYLLSIIRATRESEYVDVGVSPRGTIAFMRSLQARAYIHGRMYVTPEDVKQLASHILAHRLVLTIDSAMRNTKEEVLQTILSNVDVPVEAGAVEE
- a CDS encoding TraB/GumN family protein, producing MNKRIALIFFISLTVLLLGCTTETGSDIIEFEDEGLQKIVRDAIEIDDDEALTLEMVKEINELYAANSDITSISGLENLEALQNVELQNNDIEDLTPLENMSQLEYVNVTNNPIDMDEDGETMLLIQSLISNGIVVEFEGADEGNSPSMGVFYKVEEGSNVIYLFGSIHVGSEDIYPLHEDVEAAFAEADYLGLEIDFTEVNEFEIAQLTQEKGLYMDGRTLEGTIGTDYFELLVDIVEPHGYPSEVLNLFQPWMVQDLLMMIRGEDAGYYSSHGIDEYFMNRADGEIDIIGLETVESQLSVITSQSEELQIEQLQSTLDNYDQLTEELHELMSIWRSGNIDMITELRYVDDHASDDYKAYMQALADDRDFEMTNKIEDFILADTGETYFIVVGAMHLVGENSIVDLLNERGYDVQNGYE
- a CDS encoding SNF2 helicase associated domain-containing protein; this encodes MDLFQLSKSSIRELCNPLVFKRGSTYFSEGNVEDLTWNEEKKFFSATVNGMETYDVHVHVSGERYAKKFYCSCPAYEKYTGICKHIVAVLFEIKEKKPHTFFHIEKKSEALHINKGSEQKRMFDEVDYMEKQKANAMIQSFQQVYMKKHETHHERETLDVEYILKLEPKMAGFRSASFELEMKVGPKRLYVVKDLKEFLRVVHQNETLKFAKHFSYDPSDYVLSEQDEAIFQWLWKLFHLRNEQDRVSSLYSYRSVNKEEKRKLDIPAPVVTELLDMLQTSNVVVDVLGMEYKGYEFVEGPLPLQFSIGNSPDHKGQFHFKWENEEEIAFFGSDYHILFYRGRFYALEGDQGDVIELLLNHLTKYDPAEITISQDQLENFASLVLPQLKKVGEVDVIESVREKIHMAPLECKLYVDYVDYRLTAELIFQYGDDKYSPFDSPQEYSGHVTVRDVEKELFILSHIEKVPFKYNGRELYLDDFDMILDFVMEDLPNLSNIIEVFTTSNVQGMVYDPQERPTIKVEANEKMNLLDVEFKMEGIPETEIDDILQALLDNKKYYRLANGSFLNLGDEELQEMRGMLDELELSQKDIQQHTKVPLMRAFQLSENNSYALKKGKAFRSLLERIMHPDEIETTVPEELDETLRDYQKIGFQWLHSLSHYGFGGVLADDMGLGKTLQMITYLVSQKQQGELGTTLIICPSSLVYNWQKEIERFAPQLSSVVISGSAEERNQALDEAAHKDVWITSYPLIRRDLEKYREKLFTTLILDEAQYVKNDWTQTAKAVKSIQAKQSFALSGTPIENSLNELYSIFDLVLPGLFKNKNAFKAMEQEKIAKRIRPFVLRRLKRDVLTELPDKMESVQYTELTDEQKKLYLAQLRLIRNDAKEAISAKAFQENRMKILAGLTRLRQICCHPALFMTNYKGQSGKMERLFEYLEEAIASGRRVVLFSQFTQMLSIIQDRLKGYGWQYHYLDGSTPSKERVELANQFNNGEKELFLVSLKAGGTGLNLTGGDTVILFDSWWNPAVEEQAADRVYRFGQKKVVQVTKLITTGTIEEKIHKLQGQKRELLDKVIQPGEKMITSLSKEDIEELLDI
- a CDS encoding DEAD/DEAH box helicase; protein product: MALFKDLNIQPSIVEAIEKMGFEETTPIQEKVIPLGKEGQDIIGQAQTGTGKTVAFGIPCVEQVVVEEKHPQALVLTPTRELAIQVAEELNKLGQVKGIKALPIYGGQEITRQITALKKRPQIIVATPGRYMDHMRRKTIRPEFLKIVVLDEADEMLSMGFIEDIETILQEVPGERQTLLFSATMPPKLKTIADRFMNKPVSIAVKAKQLTVENIEQRYIALSEKEKFDTLCNLLDMETPELAIIFGRTKRRVDELTESLSIRGFAVEGLHGDMKQERRDQVIRKFKRGSIDVMVATDVAARGLDVNDVSHVINFDLPQDSESYVHRIGRTGRAGKKGISYSFVTHKEKDHLRYIEESTRQKMKQVDAPTLADAMRGRHKQAVNELKKAVNNAASKQLTGEAKQLLEEFDPVVLVSAALQMVTKEPSKKQVKITGEAPVRSKKRPSGGGGGGRSGGGKRRKDRGTGGARINAKKRTSKQDRDRDRGRGGGRDRDGRGRKK
- the thiE gene encoding thiamine phosphate synthase, with translation MARINSDKMKDFLKVYFIAGSTNVHGSLPTVLQQAIEGGISIFQFREKGNGALTGESKITLARELQQLCQKASIPFIVNDDIDLAIELDADGVHIGQEDDNIIEVRKKIGDRILGVSAHTLDEAKAALASGADYLGVGPVFPTSSKADTREVCGPHFIEELRHEGIDAPIVAIGGINVENATQVVHGKADGLSVISAISSANDPSDAVKMLNEAWK